One Serpentinicella alkaliphila DNA segment encodes these proteins:
- a CDS encoding cell division protein FtsL, whose product MVVAEKKYYYGMPDIDHKQAEQKNTKKSKKPKSYRLEKLLVFSAIFIFLSASLLLLLRYTKIIEARYAIHSLNNQLEQLDVQTQKTRIEVEKVTKSRFVESQAKTRLNMTYPKSEQTIYINVNQMEVAEISSHLENRFNNVQIEKTDKKLFTQFLSKLQL is encoded by the coding sequence TTGGTAGTAGCAGAAAAAAAGTATTATTATGGTATGCCTGATATTGATCATAAACAAGCAGAACAAAAAAACACTAAAAAAAGTAAGAAACCTAAAAGCTACCGATTAGAAAAACTGTTGGTTTTTTCTGCCATTTTTATTTTCTTAAGCGCTTCTCTTTTATTACTACTCAGATATACGAAGATTATTGAAGCTAGGTATGCAATACATAGTCTAAATAATCAGCTAGAGCAGTTGGATGTGCAAACACAAAAGACTAGAATTGAGGTTGAAAAGGTTACCAAGTCAAGATTTGTTGAGAGTCAAGCAAAAACTAGATTAAATATGACATATCCAAAGTCAGAACAAACTATATATATTAATGTTAATCAAATGGAAGTCGCTGAAATATCTAGTCACTTAGAAAATAGATTCAATAATGTACAAATCGAAAAAACGGATAAGAAACTATTTACGCAATTTTTAAGTAAACTTCAATTATAA
- the rsmH gene encoding 16S rRNA (cytosine(1402)-N(4))-methyltransferase RsmH: MEFKHVSIMLEECIENLKIKEDGIYVDGTLGGAGHSKDIAKRLNENGMLIGIDQDINAIRAAEKRLEELKCKIKLVHDNFSNLENILQNINVDKIDGILLDLGVSSPQLDEAERGFAYMQNGILDMRMDERGPITAKDIVNNYTEQQLTDIFWKYGEEKWAKRIAEFIIQERQEKEITTTFELVDVIKKAIPKKARMEGSHPAKKVFQAIRIEVNNELGIIENTIVSATEKLNVGGRICIITFHSLEDRIVKNTFKELSDPCICPPQFPICTCNRISKLKVITKKPIVPTDEEYESNSRSKSSKLRVAERI, from the coding sequence GTGGAGTTTAAACACGTATCGATAATGCTAGAAGAATGTATTGAAAATTTAAAGATAAAAGAAGATGGAATCTATGTAGACGGTACTCTTGGGGGAGCTGGCCATTCCAAGGATATTGCAAAAAGACTGAATGAAAATGGCATGTTGATTGGAATAGATCAAGATATTAATGCAATTAGGGCAGCAGAAAAAAGATTAGAGGAATTAAAGTGTAAAATCAAGTTAGTCCATGACAACTTTAGCAACTTAGAAAATATCTTACAGAATATTAATGTAGATAAAATAGATGGAATACTTTTAGATCTAGGGGTTTCGTCTCCACAACTCGACGAGGCTGAACGGGGTTTTGCGTATATGCAAAATGGCATACTAGACATGAGGATGGATGAGCGGGGGCCAATTACTGCTAAAGATATAGTAAATAACTATACAGAGCAACAGTTGACGGATATCTTCTGGAAATACGGTGAAGAAAAATGGGCTAAAAGAATAGCCGAATTTATAATTCAAGAAAGACAAGAAAAAGAAATTACTACAACCTTTGAACTAGTTGATGTTATAAAAAAGGCAATACCTAAAAAGGCTAGAATGGAAGGTTCTCATCCAGCTAAGAAAGTTTTTCAGGCCATAAGGATTGAGGTTAATAATGAACTAGGAATTATAGAGAATACAATTGTTTCAGCAACAGAAAAACTGAATGTTGGAGGACGCATATGCATTATTACTTTTCATTCCCTAGAGGATAGAATTGTAAAAAATACCTTTAAAGAACTAAGTGATCCATGTATATGCCCACCTCAGTTTCCAATCTGCACCTGTAATAGAATAAGCAAACTAAAGGTTATAACTAAGAAACCAATAGTGCCTACTGATGAAGAGTATGAATCAAATTCTAGGTCAAAGAGTTCTAAATTGCGTGTAGCTGAGAGAATATAG
- the mraZ gene encoding division/cell wall cluster transcriptional repressor MraZ — protein sequence MFIGEYNHNIDNKGRISMPAKFRDLLGDNFIATKGLDNCLFVYPMDEWKIVEGKLKSLPMTNVDARAFVRFFFSGASECELDNQGRIRLPNNLRDHAFLDKETVIIGVGTRIEIWSLENWEKYNSGENLSFNEIASKMQELGI from the coding sequence ATGTTTATTGGTGAATATAATCATAACATTGATAATAAGGGAAGAATAAGCATGCCCGCAAAGTTTAGAGATTTGCTAGGGGATAATTTTATTGCGACAAAAGGCCTGGATAATTGTTTATTTGTATATCCAATGGATGAGTGGAAAATAGTTGAAGGGAAATTAAAATCTTTGCCAATGACAAATGTTGATGCAAGGGCCTTTGTAAGATTTTTCTTTTCTGGCGCGTCGGAATGTGAGTTAGATAATCAGGGAAGAATAAGACTACCTAATAATCTACGTGATCACGCATTTCTTGACAAGGAAACTGTAATAATAGGTGTTGGCACGAGAATTGAAATTTGGAGCTTAGAAAACTGGGAAAAATATAATTCGGGAGAAAATCTTAGTTTTAATGAAATAGCTTCAAAAATGCAGGAATTAGGAATATAG
- a CDS encoding aspartyl-phosphate phosphatase Spo0E family protein: MIKNEIIKLRKQLNDCINKEMDYSIIYDLSVQLDQLISAYYKSAEGKKAIN, encoded by the coding sequence ATGATTAAAAATGAGATAATTAAATTGAGAAAACAGTTAAATGATTGCATTAATAAGGAAATGGATTACTCAATTATTTATGACTTAAGTGTACAGTTGGACCAACTTATCTCAGCTTATTATAAGTCAGCAGAAGGAAAAAAAGCTATAAACTAG
- the lgt gene encoding prolipoprotein diacylglyceryl transferase, which translates to MDPIAFEFFGIQVAWYGIIISIGIILGVIVATKRAVKVGLHEETIIDMCLIAIPLAIIGARAYYVIFKWDYYSQNIFQIFKIREGGLAIHGAVLAGVLGGYLFCKYRKIDFLTLADVCAPSIILGQAIGRWGNYFNQEAYGRPTDLPWAIEINGEMVHPTFFYESMWNFVVFIFLIYYTKKKKYNGQIFLLYLALYSLGRFFIEGLRTDSLMIGPLRVAQLISISLILIAVIGMKVLNSRKNTY; encoded by the coding sequence GTGGATCCAATAGCATTTGAGTTTTTCGGAATACAGGTCGCGTGGTATGGGATTATTATATCTATAGGTATTATATTGGGCGTAATTGTAGCTACAAAAAGGGCTGTAAAAGTGGGATTACATGAAGAAACTATAATTGACATGTGCTTAATTGCAATTCCACTTGCTATAATTGGAGCTAGAGCCTATTACGTTATATTTAAGTGGGATTATTATAGTCAAAATATTTTTCAAATTTTCAAAATAAGAGAAGGTGGTCTAGCAATACATGGGGCTGTATTAGCTGGAGTTTTAGGTGGATATTTATTTTGTAAATATAGAAAAATTGACTTTTTAACTTTAGCAGATGTTTGTGCACCTAGTATAATTCTAGGTCAAGCTATCGGTAGATGGGGCAATTATTTTAATCAAGAAGCATACGGAAGGCCAACGGATTTACCATGGGCTATAGAAATAAATGGAGAGATGGTTCATCCGACATTCTTTTATGAGTCTATGTGGAATTTTGTCGTTTTTATTTTTCTAATATACTATACAAAAAAGAAAAAATATAATGGACAAATATTTTTATTATATTTAGCTTTATATTCCTTAGGACGCTTCTTTATTGAAGGATTACGTACTGATAGCTTAATGATAGGCCCATTAAGGGTTGCTCAGTTAATAAGTATAAGCCTTATTTTAATAGCTGTAATTGGAATGAAGGTTTTAAATAGCAGAAAAAATACTTATTAA
- a CDS encoding YhcN/YlaJ family sporulation lipoprotein, whose product MSNRKLIIALCLVMVFAVFATGCRPLERPVPRDPHTDEEIKETTPRMDARGGDGNLTARAERIADAVAKMEEVRSAYVVITDTTALVGVALAGNTNDVATDLKRRIEDVVTKTDREIDRVAVTADPDLITRIRNVADETGRGRPLSGFGREVEEILRRIIPNA is encoded by the coding sequence ATGTCAAACAGAAAATTAATAATAGCCTTATGTTTAGTCATGGTATTTGCTGTATTTGCAACTGGTTGTAGACCATTAGAAAGACCTGTTCCAAGAGATCCACACACTGATGAAGAAATAAAGGAAACTACTCCCAGAATGGACGCTAGAGGTGGAGATGGAAATTTAACAGCTAGGGCAGAAAGAATTGCAGATGCAGTAGCTAAAATGGAAGAAGTAAGAAGTGCTTATGTTGTAATTACTGATACTACTGCTTTAGTAGGTGTAGCATTAGCAGGAAATACTAATGATGTTGCAACAGATTTAAAAAGAAGGATTGAAGATGTAGTAACTAAGACTGATAGAGAAATTGATAGAGTAGCAGTTACTGCGGATCCAGACCTTATAACTAGAATAAGAAACGTAGCTGACGAAACAGGAAGAGGAAGACCTCTAAGTGGATTTGGAAGAGAAGTTGAAGAAATTTTAAGAAGAATTATTCCTAATGCATAA
- the ychF gene encoding redox-regulated ATPase YchF produces the protein MKLGIVGLPNVGKSTLFNAITQAGAESANYPFCTIEPNVGVVSVPDYRLNILRDMYNPEKLIPAIVEFYDIAGLVRGASKGEGLGNKFLSHIREVSAIIHVVRCFEDSNITHVDGDVNPIRDIETINLELILSDLESIEKRIQKTEKLAKSDKSLVQELDLLHKIKNVLEEGKSIRFLDLSEEEVKLVSSFNLLSNKPVIYVGNVSEEDIQDLGASNAYVRKLKDFAEEENSEVVVICAKIEAEISELDDEEKGLFLEELGLKESGLDRLIKASYSLLGLISYITAGPKEVRAWTIRKGTKAPQAAGKIHTDFEKGFIRAETVSFDDLNNLGSVVAAKEKGLVRLEGKEYIVKDGDVILFRFNV, from the coding sequence ATGAAATTAGGCATTGTTGGATTGCCAAATGTAGGTAAGAGCACACTATTTAATGCTATTACTCAGGCTGGTGCAGAGTCTGCGAACTACCCGTTTTGTACTATAGAACCAAATGTAGGGGTTGTTTCAGTTCCTGACTATCGTTTAAATATATTAAGGGATATGTACAATCCAGAAAAACTAATACCGGCTATTGTTGAATTTTATGATATTGCTGGATTAGTTAGGGGAGCTAGTAAGGGCGAAGGTTTAGGTAATAAATTTTTATCTCATATTAGAGAGGTTTCTGCTATTATCCACGTTGTGAGATGTTTCGAGGATTCAAATATAACTCATGTAGATGGTGATGTTAATCCTATAAGAGATATTGAAACAATTAATCTTGAATTAATTCTTTCTGATTTAGAGTCAATCGAAAAAAGAATTCAAAAAACAGAAAAACTAGCAAAATCAGATAAAAGTCTAGTACAAGAGCTTGATCTATTACATAAAATTAAAAATGTACTAGAAGAAGGTAAATCAATTAGATTTTTAGACTTATCAGAGGAAGAAGTAAAGCTAGTTAGTAGTTTTAATCTACTGTCAAACAAACCGGTTATTTATGTAGGAAATGTTTCTGAAGAAGATATTCAAGATTTAGGTGCTAGCAATGCTTATGTGAGAAAACTTAAGGATTTTGCAGAAGAAGAAAATTCTGAGGTAGTAGTTATATGTGCTAAAATCGAAGCTGAAATTTCAGAACTTGATGATGAGGAAAAAGGTTTGTTCTTAGAGGAGCTGGGATTAAAAGAATCTGGATTAGATAGATTAATTAAAGCTTCCTACTCATTACTAGGTTTAATAAGTTATATTACTGCTGGACCAAAAGAAGTTAGGGCATGGACTATAAGAAAAGGTACTAAAGCTCCTCAAGCCGCAGGAAAAATCCATACTGATTTTGAAAAAGGTTTTATTAGAGCGGAAACTGTATCATTTGATGATCTAAACAATCTTGGTTCTGTTGTTGCAGCTAAAGAAAAAGGACTTGTTAGATTAGAAGGTAAAGAGTATATTGTAAAAGATGGGGATGTAATCTTATTTAGATTCAATGTTTAG
- a CDS encoding calcium/sodium antiporter — MLLIIGFYLLIKGADLFVDGASSIAKKLKVPSILIGLTIVAFGTSAPEAAVSINAALKNSSGIVVGNIVGSNIFNLLIVIGIASIIHPIDIKLNTIVKEFPFMLLATIVLYILGNDIIFQDSMVNRLSVGDGLIILSVFAVFLYYLIEMAFLSKEAQIESSDGDGKVLNIYTSLLWGVLGLGGILFGSDLVVKNSTVIALRFGMSETLVGLTIVAIGTSLPELITSIVAARKGEGDIAIGNVIGSNLFNILFILGVSSVIGTVFVEAKILLDILFLLVITIITYYFAITKKAFNRYEGIILTLTYIIYMIYIIKRN; from the coding sequence ATGTTATTAATAATCGGATTTTATTTACTTATAAAGGGTGCGGACCTTTTTGTTGACGGTGCATCCTCAATAGCAAAAAAATTAAAAGTTCCTTCAATATTAATTGGACTAACAATAGTTGCTTTTGGAACTAGTGCTCCTGAAGCTGCTGTAAGTATAAATGCAGCTCTCAAAAATTCTAGTGGAATAGTAGTGGGTAATATAGTTGGATCAAATATATTTAATTTATTAATAGTTATAGGAATAGCATCAATTATTCATCCAATAGATATTAAGCTTAATACTATAGTTAAAGAGTTTCCATTCATGCTACTTGCCACAATAGTTTTATATATATTAGGAAATGATATAATTTTTCAAGATAGTATGGTTAATAGACTATCCGTGGGTGATGGACTAATTATTCTTTCTGTATTTGCTGTATTTCTTTACTATTTAATTGAGATGGCTTTTTTATCGAAAGAAGCACAGATTGAAAGCTCTGATGGTGACGGAAAGGTTTTAAATATATATACAAGCTTATTATGGGGTGTACTTGGGTTAGGAGGAATTCTTTTCGGTTCCGATTTAGTAGTAAAAAACAGTACAGTTATAGCCTTGCGGTTTGGAATGAGTGAAACTTTGGTAGGACTTACTATAGTTGCTATTGGAACCTCACTCCCCGAACTAATTACATCTATAGTTGCTGCGAGAAAAGGTGAAGGGGATATAGCCATTGGTAATGTCATTGGATCAAATCTATTTAACATTCTATTCATTTTAGGGGTATCATCGGTTATTGGTACGGTATTTGTGGAGGCTAAAATACTATTAGATATACTTTTTCTGCTAGTAATAACTATAATAACATATTATTTTGCTATAACAAAAAAGGCATTTAATAGATATGAGGGAATAATACTAACATTAACTTATATAATCTATATGATTTATATAATCAAAAGAAACTAA
- the pdxR gene encoding MocR-like pyridoxine biosynthesis transcription factor PdxR, with product MHMLMFSGDLDSKVPIYHQLYSYIKSEIQLGRIAYNSKLPSKRKLASYLSISQNTIQNAYDQLIEEGYVISRERKGYYVCKIDNITKIDLNIEYPETNQKINKYIVKYDFSYNGVDMQTFPFSTWRKFTKDIISEYDLDLLQLGDSQGNENLRTSIAEYLHQSRGVNCSPNQIIVSAGTESLMQIIIQLLHRDSVYGIENPGYEKLNLLFSSNHIKFKGINIDEGGMIIKDIIKNKADVLCITPAHQFPSGEIMPINRRVQILNWANEKNGRYIIEDDYDGEFKYSGKPIPALQGLDANEKVIYIGAFSKSLSPSVRVSYMVLPPHLVKRYREKLSYIICPVPIINQKVLYKFIHEGYFERHLNKMRNIYKKKRETLVKKLLDLNCGIKIFGADAGLHLLISFDNGMTEEQLVASALEDGVKVYGLSKYFYNKHHVEKIPKILLGYATMTEEQISDALEILRKTWFKDVN from the coding sequence ATGCACATGCTAATGTTTTCTGGAGATTTAGATAGTAAAGTCCCAATATATCATCAATTGTATTCCTATATTAAGTCAGAAATACAGCTAGGGAGAATTGCATATAATTCGAAGCTCCCATCTAAAAGAAAATTAGCCTCATATTTAAGTATTAGTCAAAATACAATACAAAATGCATATGACCAGTTAATCGAAGAGGGCTATGTCATATCTAGAGAAAGAAAAGGCTATTATGTTTGTAAAATAGATAACATTACTAAGATTGACCTTAATATAGAATACCCGGAAACTAATCAGAAAATAAATAAATATATTGTTAAATACGATTTTTCCTATAATGGGGTTGATATGCAAACCTTTCCATTTTCAACTTGGAGAAAATTTACCAAGGATATAATTAGTGAATACGATTTAGATCTTTTACAATTAGGGGATTCTCAGGGTAATGAAAATTTAAGAACTAGTATAGCTGAATATCTTCACCAGTCTAGGGGGGTAAATTGTAGCCCTAATCAAATTATAGTAAGTGCCGGTACAGAGTCTCTTATGCAAATAATTATACAGTTACTCCATAGGGATAGTGTTTATGGGATTGAGAACCCGGGTTATGAAAAGCTTAATCTATTATTTTCAAGCAATCACATTAAATTCAAAGGAATAAATATTGATGAAGGCGGAATGATAATTAAAGATATAATTAAGAATAAGGCTGATGTCCTATGTATTACACCTGCCCATCAATTTCCTTCAGGGGAGATAATGCCTATAAATAGAAGGGTACAAATATTAAACTGGGCAAATGAAAAAAATGGACGATATATTATTGAAGATGACTATGATGGTGAATTTAAATATAGCGGTAAGCCCATACCAGCATTACAAGGACTTGATGCTAATGAAAAAGTTATATATATTGGTGCTTTTTCAAAATCCCTATCGCCTTCTGTAAGGGTCAGTTATATGGTTCTACCCCCTCATCTAGTTAAGCGATATAGGGAAAAACTTTCATATATAATATGTCCAGTGCCAATAATAAATCAAAAAGTACTTTATAAATTTATTCACGAAGGTTATTTTGAAAGACACCTTAATAAAATGAGAAACATATATAAGAAGAAAAGAGAAACTCTAGTAAAAAAACTACTAGACTTAAACTGTGGCATAAAAATATTTGGAGCTGATGCTGGGCTACATTTATTAATATCTTTTGATAATGGAATGACTGAAGAACAATTAGTAGCATCTGCTTTAGAGGATGGGGTAAAGGTATATGGATTATCGAAATATTTTTATAATAAACACCATGTAGAAAAAATACCTAAAATATTACTAGGTTACGCAACAATGACCGAGGAACAAATAAGTGACGCTTTAGAAATACTAAGAAAGACATGGTTTAAAGATGTTAATTAA
- the pdxS gene encoding pyridoxal 5'-phosphate synthase lyase subunit PdxS has protein sequence MNNRYELNKNLAQMLKGGVIMDVTTPEQARIAEEAGACAVMALERIPADIRAAGGVSRMSDPKMIKSIQEAVTIPVMAKVRIGHFAEAQILQAIEIDYIDESEVLSPADDLFHIDKSKFNVPFVCGAKDLGEALRRINEGASMIRTKGEPGTGDIIQAVRHIRLINQQIRRLQNLREDELYHAAKELQVPYDLAKYVHINGKLPVVNFAAGGVATPADAALMMQLGAEGVFVGSGIFKSGNPAKRAQAIVKAVTNFNNPQILAELSEDLGEAMVGINEQEIELLMAQRGI, from the coding sequence ATGAATAATCGCTATGAACTTAATAAAAATTTAGCACAAATGCTTAAGGGTGGAGTAATTATGGACGTAACTACACCTGAACAGGCTCGTATCGCTGAAGAAGCTGGGGCTTGTGCTGTTATGGCTTTAGAAAGAATTCCAGCTGATATTAGGGCTGCAGGTGGAGTTTCAAGAATGAGTGATCCTAAGATGATTAAAAGTATTCAGGAGGCAGTAACTATACCAGTTATGGCAAAAGTACGTATTGGCCATTTTGCTGAGGCCCAAATACTTCAGGCTATAGAAATAGATTATATCGATGAAAGTGAAGTCTTATCACCAGCAGATGACCTCTTTCATATCGATAAAAGCAAATTTAATGTTCCATTTGTTTGCGGTGCTAAGGACTTAGGGGAAGCACTTAGAAGAATTAACGAAGGGGCCTCTATGATCCGTACTAAAGGGGAACCAGGAACGGGGGATATAATTCAGGCAGTACGTCACATTAGACTAATTAATCAACAAATCAGACGTTTACAAAATTTAAGGGAAGATGAATTATATCATGCAGCAAAAGAATTACAAGTACCTTATGATCTAGCTAAATATGTACACATTAATGGTAAACTTCCAGTTGTAAACTTCGCTGCAGGCGGAGTTGCAACTCCAGCAGATGCAGCTTTGATGATGCAACTAGGTGCAGAGGGAGTATTCGTTGGATCAGGTATTTTTAAATCAGGTAATCCAGCTAAACGAGCTCAAGCAATTGTTAAGGCAGTTACTAATTTTAATAATCCTCAAATACTAGCTGAACTTTCGGAGGACTTGGGTGAAGCAATGGTTGGTATTAACGAACAGGAAATTGAATTATTAATGGCTCAGAGAGGTATATAA
- the pdxT gene encoding pyridoxal 5'-phosphate synthase glutaminase subunit PdxT, producing the protein MKTIGVLAVQGAFIEHIHTLNKLNVNCVEIREKSDLTNNKLDGIILPGGESTVIGKLIRELDIFNPLRQSILDGLPVLGTCAGLILLAKDIVNDENTYLGTMDIKVRRNAYGRQLGSFNTSGKFGSLNDVPMTFIRAPLIESVSENIEILSQVNNHIVAAKQDNMVVTSFHPELTDDIRIHNFFLDLIDKKHNI; encoded by the coding sequence ATGAAAACAATTGGAGTCTTAGCAGTTCAAGGTGCTTTTATAGAGCATATACACACACTTAATAAATTAAATGTAAACTGTGTTGAAATAAGGGAAAAGTCAGATTTAACTAATAATAAACTCGATGGAATCATACTACCCGGTGGAGAAAGTACCGTAATCGGAAAATTAATTAGGGAACTGGATATATTTAATCCTTTAAGACAATCTATATTAGATGGTTTGCCGGTTTTAGGAACTTGTGCTGGGTTAATACTACTTGCTAAAGATATCGTTAATGATGAAAATACTTATTTAGGTACTATGGATATCAAAGTCAGGAGAAATGCCTATGGTCGACAGCTTGGAAGCTTTAATACCTCCGGAAAATTTGGTAGTTTAAATGACGTACCAATGACATTTATTAGGGCCCCTTTAATAGAATCTGTTTCAGAGAACATTGAAATACTATCTCAAGTTAATAATCATATTGTTGCTGCAAAACAAGACAATATGGTAGTTACATCCTTTCATCCTGAACTAACTGACGATATTAGAATTCATAATTTCTTCTTAGATTTAATAGATAAAAAGCATAATATATAA
- a CDS encoding zinc ribbon domain-containing protein, with product MKILLKLLNISSKREISCPYCGEYIDDSVERCPYCGEYM from the coding sequence ATGAAAATCTTGCTTAAACTGCTAAACATCAGTTCAAAGAGGGAAATTAGTTGTCCATACTGCGGAGAATATATAGACGATAGTGTTGAACGTTGCCCATATTGTGGGGAATACATGTAG
- a CDS encoding zinc-ribbon domain-containing protein: protein MKSLLTLLKIRSMSIISCPVCGEYISNEVKKCPFCGAQVRAK, encoded by the coding sequence ATGAAATCCTTACTAACACTATTGAAAATCCGATCAATGAGTATTATTAGCTGTCCAGTATGTGGAGAATATATAAGCAATGAAGTCAAAAAATGCCCTTTTTGTGGTGCTCAAGTAAGAGCTAAATAA
- a CDS encoding zinc-ribbon domain-containing protein — protein sequence MKILLRLLNIRSVKVGNCPVCGEYIGADVTYCPHCGEFI from the coding sequence ATGAAAATCTTGCTTAGACTGCTGAATATTCGTTCTGTGAAGGTGGGTAATTGTCCAGTATGTGGTGAGTATATAGGTGCAGATGTAACTTATTGTCCTCACTGTGGTGAATTTATTTAG
- the deoC gene encoding deoxyribose-phosphate aldolase, producing the protein MNIAKYIDHTLLKPEVTKNDIKKICDEAIEFGFYSVCVNGSNVPFVAEQLSETDVKVTAVVGFPLGAMTTETKVFETTNAIDNGANEIDMVINIGALREGNNELVLRDIQSVVNAANEKAIVKVIIETSLLNKQEKILACQLSKQAGAHFVKTSTGFSTGGATVEDIKLMRETVGPELGVKASGGVRDIKTARELIAAGATRLGASSSVDIVKGIQSTNDGY; encoded by the coding sequence ATGAATATAGCGAAATATATTGATCATACACTATTAAAGCCTGAGGTCACTAAAAATGATATTAAAAAAATTTGTGATGAGGCTATAGAATTTGGATTTTATTCCGTATGTGTAAATGGTTCGAATGTACCATTTGTTGCAGAACAGTTGAGTGAAACTGATGTAAAAGTAACAGCTGTTGTTGGTTTTCCGCTGGGGGCCATGACAACAGAAACGAAAGTGTTCGAAACTACTAATGCTATAGATAATGGTGCAAACGAAATAGATATGGTTATTAATATAGGTGCTCTTAGAGAAGGAAATAATGAATTAGTATTAAGAGATATTCAGTCAGTAGTTAATGCTGCTAATGAAAAGGCCATAGTTAAAGTAATAATTGAAACATCTTTACTTAATAAACAAGAGAAGATTTTAGCTTGTCAATTATCAAAACAGGCAGGTGCACATTTTGTAAAAACCTCTACAGGTTTCAGTACTGGTGGGGCAACTGTTGAGGATATAAAACTGATGAGAGAAACAGTAGGTCCTGAACTAGGAGTTAAAGCTTCTGGTGGTGTGAGAGATATTAAAACAGCTCGGGAGCTAATTGCTGCGGGTGCTACAAGACTTGGAGCTAGCTCATCTGTTGATATAGTTAAAGGAATTCAAAGCACAAATGATGGCTATTAA
- the pduL gene encoding phosphate propanoyltransferase, which yields MAEKMLPIALSNRHIHLSKEHVDILFGKDYELTKMKDLSQPGQFASNEKVDVVGPKGTIKGVRVLGPTRPNTQLEISLADGFILGVNPPIKDSGDIVGSPGAKLVGPNGEVELSEGIIAAARHIHMGLDDAKKFDVVDKEKVKIKTPGERSLIFENVLVRVNEAYDLEMHVDVDEGNAANVKNGDMVELIKY from the coding sequence ATGGCAGAAAAAATGTTACCAATTGCATTATCAAACAGACACATTCATTTAAGTAAAGAGCATGTAGATATATTGTTTGGTAAGGACTATGAATTAACTAAAATGAAAGATTTATCTCAACCGGGGCAGTTCGCTTCAAACGAAAAGGTTGATGTTGTTGGACCAAAAGGTACTATTAAAGGTGTACGTGTCCTAGGACCAACTAGACCAAACACTCAATTAGAAATTTCTTTAGCAGATGGTTTTATTCTAGGTGTTAATCCGCCAATTAAGGATTCTGGTGATATAGTTGGTAGTCCAGGGGCTAAGTTAGTTGGTCCAAATGGAGAAGTAGAATTATCTGAAGGAATTATTGCAGCAGCTAGACATATACATATGGGATTAGATGATGCTAAGAAATTTGATGTAGTGGATAAAGAAAAAGTGAAAATAAAAACTCCTGGGGAAAGATCTTTAATCTTTGAAAATGTTCTAGTGAGGGTTAATGAAGCTTATGATTTAGAAATGCATGTTGATGTAGATGAAGGAAATGCAGCTAATGTTAAAAATGGAGATATGGTTGAATTGATAAAATACTAA